One part of the Roseomonas gilardii genome encodes these proteins:
- a CDS encoding D-alanyl-D-alanine carboxypeptidase, protein MIETGAVLRRGLRLLALAAVATLWLLPGQARAQVGSERYASIVVDAGTGQVLSASSADEPRYPASLTKMMTLYMLFTVLESGDVSPSTRIPVSRHAASRPPSKLWLKPGSTITVRDAILALVTKSANDAASAVGEFLGEGSEARFARLMTLRARQMGMTSTVFRNASGLPDPRQMTTARDMAILAQRLIRDFPNRYAYFSTPEFRWRGQTIASHNYVNENYDGADGLKTGFINASGFNIVTSARRDGRRLIAVVFGGATGRERDSHVMALLDRGFDLPGTPPGRGDTLLAGRSVGRGGVLAGLVPSANAAPAMGAAEPLLRRATTSARPSVAPAPPAPVRSSAGKGNWAVQVGALPTSASARKVASSARRSATRNAGVVRVEKVRLKGQTLYRAQVAGLSEAGARQACARMKRGACMVVAP, encoded by the coding sequence ATGATCGAGACCGGCGCCGTCTTGCGACGCGGCCTGCGCCTGCTGGCGCTGGCCGCCGTCGCCACCCTCTGGCTTCTGCCCGGGCAGGCGCGGGCACAGGTCGGCAGCGAGCGCTATGCCTCGATCGTGGTGGATGCGGGCACGGGGCAGGTCCTTTCCGCCTCCAGCGCCGACGAGCCGCGCTACCCCGCCTCGCTCACCAAGATGATGACGCTCTACATGCTCTTCACGGTGCTGGAATCGGGCGACGTCTCGCCCTCCACCCGCATCCCCGTGTCGCGCCACGCGGCCTCCCGGCCGCCCTCCAAGCTCTGGCTGAAGCCGGGCTCCACCATCACCGTCCGCGACGCGATCCTGGCCCTGGTGACCAAGTCCGCCAACGACGCGGCCTCCGCCGTGGGCGAGTTCCTGGGCGAGGGCAGCGAGGCGCGCTTCGCCCGGCTGATGACGCTGCGGGCCCGCCAGATGGGCATGACCAGCACGGTCTTCCGCAACGCCTCCGGCCTGCCCGATCCGCGCCAGATGACGACCGCGCGCGACATGGCCATCCTGGCGCAGCGGCTGATCCGCGACTTCCCGAACCGCTACGCCTATTTCAGCACGCCGGAATTCCGCTGGCGCGGCCAGACCATCGCCAGCCACAACTACGTCAACGAGAACTACGACGGCGCCGACGGGCTGAAGACGGGCTTCATCAATGCCAGCGGCTTCAACATCGTCACCAGCGCGCGGCGCGACGGGCGGCGGCTGATCGCCGTGGTCTTCGGCGGCGCCACGGGGCGGGAGCGCGACAGCCATGTCATGGCGCTGCTCGACCGGGGCTTCGACCTTCCCGGCACCCCGCCGGGGCGGGGCGACACGCTGCTGGCAGGCCGTTCGGTGGGCCGGGGCGGCGTGCTGGCCGGGCTGGTGCCCAGTGCCAATGCCGCGCCGGCCATGGGCGCCGCGGAGCCGCTGCTGCGCCGTGCCACCACCAGCGCCCGGCCCTCCGTAGCGCCGGCCCCGCCCGCCCCGGTGCGTTCCAGCGCCGGCAAGGGCAACTGGGCGGTACAGGTCGGCGCGCTGCCGACCAGCGCTTCCGCCCGCAAGGTGGCCAGCAGCGCGCGCCGGAGCGCCACGCGCAATGCGGGCGTGGTCCGGGTGGAGAAGGTGCGGCTGAAAGGGCAGACCCTCTACCGCGCCCAGGTGGCCGGGCTGAGCGAGGCAGGCGCCCGGCAGGCCTGCGCCCGCATGAAGCGCGGCGCCTGCATGGTGGTCGCGCCCTGA